aacaaatgtgcaccttagagaagtttatgtgtctctctagtggactttatgtcactattcgagctattaaatccaataaagttacaagagaagatctcttggatttagacacatattggctttgtcacgataggataggtcatcctggtcatgatatgatgatccgtctactaaagacttcacatagacatcttttctttcgagcgaaacgaagaatgaatcaaaagttgatttctggactaagtgtgaccgatgctgctgcctagggcaccgcctccgtccaccaccagcctggggttggcacagtccctatccatgacaccatggatagcgtccatcatggtgatggtgccccAGGTGATCActaacttgcttcaaatagcgtttcataCGCTCagacctaaccaaaatactcattggttgcttctaaagcctctcgcttgttttacaaagcccgttccttaggaaaattaggactaagaccgtcctatgcaaaggaaatgaacatactcattctgttcttacatagaatccatagggattctatggattgattcaactaacttgcggacgcttaaatatttcatgatgttggttgacacgcaaacacgttggtcacgtgttatgccattgtccacctataaatgctacttatgctacactcctagcacataaaatatgacaacgggctcactccctggatcatcctattcagtcaattggatttgactatgctagagagtttacatcgaaagactttcaatggatattgcaatgggactaatgttggacatcacattcccatgtacacacccaaatggtcttgtgaaaatgactacgatggtagtccagacattggtaatgtgcaccgaTCTCCTTATattcgcttggggtgatgcaatatcgcatgcagctatgctaattcatctacgacccaccgccactcaatgtacctctgcgttatagctagtgactgggtacaagtattatacttatgcatatttgagtgagccatttgtgtgccaattgcgccgcctcatcgctctatgatgggtccttacagacgaattgGCAACTACGttagatttgagactccaacaatcgtccgccacttagtGCCCTTACAAGGCGAtttcattaccgctagatttgcgggttgtcactttgatgagacagtcttcccaacgttagggggagataagaacacggatgttcagcatgaatgacaggaattgtcgtggcctgtccccactatgtctcatctcaatccctgTTAAAgggacgagatcacacaaatatgcttgAAACAAGCCTGCAAAgaaggacgtccctatgagaggacgtagagccaccctacacagaggtaggcatggcgccaacgccaaagagagtggcactctggagttacaggccatggccccaggtaggatgcgtgggaggcccgtaggttcaAAGGATGAtttggcacactccaatcctttgatcatcgacactcaaaatccgtctcatgagaatcttccgggttatggttatcgttgggggacgcctcaacgtcagaacctattcctgagaatatagagctctatgaaaattacactagtgtgcatgagacgtgggatagaaactccatcataatgatTATGTAGTTGCacatgcgcatgagtttgttgagtccgatgatattgaaccacgctccgttgataaATGAATGTTAACGTAGAGAaatctggcctaaatggaaagatgtgatcctggttaagatggattctctaacgaagaggaaggttttctgagccagtaatgccaacacctcctgacataaaacctattgactaatggatcttcattagaaagcgtgatgagaaaaagagatgacaatctcgccttatggcgcaaggcttctcgcaaaacgccctggaattgactacgatgagacatattctctcgtaatggatgtcattgcactccactaccctatctgtttggtagtttccgaataactgaaaatgtagcttacaaatgtggtcactacgtatctttatggggatctagatacggaatgtacatgaaggttcatggtgaacttcatttacctaagtcaagtggctctaaccacggagcgcgtttacaataaggttgaaacgctcactaagatgactacttgattgggaagggatatgcccacgtgttttcataacaagtttcggactccatcgcggttcatgttggatatgatcttcattagaagcccttaaagagttaagggaaaccgctgaacacttgaaatccgattttgagatgaaggattatgggagaacacgattatgtctcagtttgaaacttcagcatcgtgtcgatagatgcttaggcattttgacaaggtcaaaccttcaagcacccccatgatcgtccgtagtcttgatcctgaaaaggatcctcttcgtctgaaggatgatgacgaagatgtgctagaggcaaaagtgccttactcgagtacaataggtgcattattgtacttagctcaatgcacaggaccggacatctcgtttgcagtgaacttgttagctaatgtatagctctgcgccaacgcgacgccattttgattggtgtaaaagatatcttttagtacttgagatgtacgattgatatgggcctgttctatccctacagagagaagatggattcggacccatcacacaccagaaacgccgtcaacgctggcctgcgttctctatccccatcccataacgatataagtgttttggaaggttttgctgatgctgggtacctctctgacccacacaaaggtcgctcccaaactggttaagtgttcaccatgggaaaagactgtgatatcttggaggtgtacagaacagaccgtagtcgctatatcttcgaaccatgtagagattattgctcttcacgaaatggttcgtgaatgtttatggattggatccataatcacgcatgttcgaacaattgtgatttgaagtctaccacaagatgagactacaagcatttaggataatgctgttcgttttgaacaaatgaagcacggctacatcaaaagcgacaacaccaagcataatcagcaacaacagactctcctcaaataccaaagtgaactagttttgatatgaggataatgtggtagacttgtttactaagtcattgcccaaatccacgtttgagaaacatgtggcaagaattggcttgcggaaattatctgaactcccatgatcgtagtcatcagggggagacgcagacatcagggggagatgtctacatgttcacctcgaaatgtgaagggtgtgttgtgctcttttcccccttcgatagaggttatttttgtcccactgagtttttgttactcgacaaggtttttaaagaggcaacgagagaagcaccgcgtttgggcaacacaagggggagtgttcaagtaaaccctaatttgtatttggcccaaactttaggttacttgacctaatggtaatagggttaaattagaaggatctagattcctatttaatgtacgattacttttgttgtatgattgagattctatgcattgtaatcctctatataaagaggcccctattatcaatgagaatacacagcaaattcctctcaatttttgattctctaaaacaatatttaagttttttttttttttttgtatttgttctCAAATGAAAAAATTCCAAAAATAAATTCTtctccaaaaagaaaaatagaaagtagaaaataatattttttctgGTTCCAATGTTATCTAATAATTTGCTGGAACAATATATGTAGTTTTTTTTGGTCTTACGCACCCAACCTGCATTATATATaggagaaaatatttcaaacagtacccgaactaaggccaactcctaacttcagtacccgactatgcaaaactatcactttggtaccccaagtttgaagctcgacccaagaatggtataCGCCGTCAATTACAgcgttaagtctttgctacgtggcaaaccatgagggtcctcaaaatatgccacgtggttagctagttaacgccgtgatagacggcgtgtaccattcttgggtcggacttcaaacttggagtactaaagtgatagttttgcatagtcgggtactgaaattaagaatgagccttagttcgggtaTTGTTTGAAAcattttctctatatatagTATAGGTAATAGATGATAGATTTCTTAGCAACGCTCGGAGTGGAATATCTCCACACTAAACAAATATCCCCATCCTCCCACATTTCCACTGTTATTATTCCTAGTTGGATGGGATTATCAGTCTTGAAAAGTTGAACCCCTCATTATAATAATCAAATCTTTGTTAGAGATATTGGAAAGGTGATGGATACATCATGCCCGGCCCATGTAACATTGCCTGTTCCTTCTTGACGTATGAGACAGTTTTCATTGCTAAATGCAAAAATGAAAAACCAGTCCAACGGATGTCCATTAACACCAAAAGGCTGGCTTACACCCCAAATATCTTCACAGCGCAGTTCATCAACAACTGGTTTGCACTTTCTGCTTCATCACAGTGCTTCTTCAACTGGAGAATCAGTGAGATTCCATCCACCATAAATGGCATGCCTTATCGTACTTTGTTTTCATCGATCGACAACACACACCATGCAATACACCACAAACAGTTCTGAATCAAGCAGCAGCTCCAGTACAGGTCCGGGGCGTCACCCAACCTATCGGGGTGTAAGGCGCCGGAGCAGTGGAAAATGGGTGTCAGAAATTCGTGAGCCAAAGAAGCCTAATAGAATCTGGCTAGGCACATTTTCCACACCAGAAATGGCTGCGGTTGCGTATGATGTCGCTGCTCTGGCTCTCAAGGGTCAAGACGCTGAGCTTAACTTCCCGAACTCGGCATCTTCATTGCCTGTGCCTGCCTccaattcatcaagagatatcCAGGCCGCGGCAACCTCTGCTGCCGCTGCTATAGGGGCAGCTGCTGCGGCCATGGGAGTAGGGAATGGTGCTACTTCTACCAGGCCGAGTACTGAGAGTGGTCATGGCCATGTGCTAAATGATCATGAGTTTATCGATGAGGATCTGATCTTCGATATGCCTAATGTTTTAAGGAATATGGCAGAGGGAATGCTTCTTAGTCCTCCTCGCTTGGATATAGCTGGTGATTATGATGCATTTGCCGCTGAAGAACATGGCAACCTTTGGAAATTTAATTAGTCCATCTTTCTATATATAATAACATATCCAGTGTTCAAGGTTAGGGAAAAGTTAATAACCCTCGAGAAAATCCGAATAAAAATGACATAACCCTTGATGTTTATGAAGGGGGTCTTCATCGGGACTTTGAATAAAGGGATGACATACATCATATTAATAAGTGCCACTATATACGCTGGACTACGTATATATGGTGGGTGTTTGTATTTAATAGATTGAATGTACAGGAATTTTATTGTGAATAGTTGTTATTGCTTGTAAACTTCTAGCCATCTTCATCATGCTTCTTGAAGGAGACTGTATATATTGCTCAAATCTAGATAGATCTGTGCAGACGAAACTTAATTGCTGACATCTTGTTCTGCATGGAATTCAATGATTAAAACAGTTCATTTTCTAGTTTTCTCTACATCAAATCATTTctgaaggaaaaaagaagaagaagaaagaattagGCAatgggaaaaaagaaagaaaggaattaGGCAGTCAGAAAAGGAATTAGCCATTTCAGTATCCCAACTGCAGTTTATCCAATACATTGGAATTATCTTTTTAAATGACAAACCGAAGTTtgatatggttttttttttttttttctttgcaacTATGAATATATTGCAGTTTAATCTATAATGTTTCTGATACTAAAGGGACCGTTCATCATAGTTCCCTTTTTTAAAAATCATTCCTAGCAACATATTCAATCAAAAACAATTTATACATTAGACTACTATCATTCTCTTTTGAGTTTCCAACTCATTTGCTtctctatatctatatatagttTAATTGACTGAATGAAGGACCATTTGGCTAACTTTATGAATGAAGGATCGGTGCGCGCATATTCACCTAAAGAGTGATGGTTCGAATAATTGAATTATATCAAATTAATGTGATCGAACAAATGAAGTTCTGCAGTAATCACTTCTGGAGACTTCCGGCCTCCTCAAAATGCAAGCcctcatatgtgtgtgtgtgtgtgtgttatatcaAAATGCAATATGGTTCTAGAAAGGACTTTGCAAACCTTGCGAACTCGCAAAATTGTCATACAGTtcaaataatataaaatatTGTTCGCAGATTCCTATTTCGTTCTAATTTCTTTCGTGACCAAGCTTGATAAATCCAAATGTCTGTCATAGAGCTTGAAGCAGATCATAAAACTCCCATGAATTGATTCAGCAACAGCATTAGATAGAAGGGAGATGATTCCAGAATTGTCCCAGAAGCAAAGATTGAATCCATGCTTTAGTTAATTTGGTGAAGAAAACCAAACAAGTTGAGAAATTAGTAATCAagacattgatatatatatcCGAAGTATATATGACGTACGTATAAATCTTTgcacgtatatatataattgcatgTTTATAAAAGAAGTATGTAGCTTttcaaataccaaaaaaaaaaaaaaagtatgtagATCGGTGTTGTCTTTTCCATTTATATTACCAGACTTTCAATCATATGTAGATGCAATTTAGCTTGGTGAATATTATTCTTCATTGACAAATCTCCTCTAATAGAGTAACAGAACAGTATATATGTGTAAATGTATTGTTCAACGACCATGTGTAGTTGTTTACTGTCTAGCTCTATAAACTGTGATTGTTCAGATGGAGCTCAATGCAAATTAGGGCCACCTTATCGGCTTATCCTTTGTTGACGAGTCATTTTCGACTAATTACTAGAGTCTCCATGATCAGACGTGGCACTCCAATAGTGGGAGAAGATACCAGGGATTGTCAAGGGTGGATTGTGACCCTTCACCTTCCTTCGGTTGGTCATGCAACGGTCCTAGCTCAGCTACCTATAGCTATGTCTAGGTGCATAGATGCCAAATGGTTCTTATAAGAAAAGAAACTAGCTTGCAGAGGCCGTCTTGTGAGTTTGTCACATCACTATGACGGGAGACCAAAACCCCAGCTAGTTCGAAGCGTCGAGTCTCCTTCTGTATGCGCGTCGCCGTGGTCTAGTTACCTTCTGTATGAGCCACTCGGCTGCACGAAGAGGTTTGACTGTTTGAGTTTCGGCGGATGCAGATATATGCATTTCCCTCAGAAACTCAACTTTTTTGAGTGAAGTGATAGTGGTCCAGAACACCAAAGGAAAATAATACATTTAGGCCGATTTGTTGTAGACTTGTAGGGCAAAAACTTCTTTAGTGGACACAGTCAAAATGAGTGATAAGTATGTGCTAAAGCACTGGTTTAGGCGCACACAACGTGATAATTATGGTGTAAAGATTCCTTCTTCTATTTTTCTGCTAAACAAGGGAATCGGGCACAATAGATTACAAAAAGTCCACAGGGTACAAAAATTACATTCAAACAATAGGCCCAGaataaaacccaaaaaattGATCCGTCGTCGATTTCTTCTGAGTGCTTGCTGATAAACAGCTACAATATAGTTCGATCCAATACCCTTTAGAAGGTCAAATTTCCTCCTTGAACTTCGCTCTTCCATTTCAAAAGAGAAACTGGCCGGGTCAATCTAGCGTCTCTAATATCGACTTGATCGCTTTTAAGAATAAACACACGATATGGAACCATGGGGTTGTAGTGTGTATATACACCAAATGGGGAAGGAGATGAGGACAACATCGCAGGTTGGGGAAGCAACTAAAGTAAGATGGAAATGATAATTGGGCGTGTATTCTAGACAACGAAACATTTTCTTATATACGTGAACAGCTTTGATTAGATAATGCAAGCTAATACTATAATAAAGTATTCTGAGCATcacatgcaaatttaattaacaaTATGTGAGTCCAAACTTTTATCAACTCTTGCGCTAGGTTGTATTTCACCAAGGCGGATGAACTTTACATTCTTGACAAATACATTGGAGCCTCGTATGTCATTGGTGAGagtttttttgactttgtcaagaggaaCTCAAAGGCTtcttaggcccaagataaaccccttcggtgcttgtgaaatgctccaactgtgcattgcagcacaatgtctggccactttgacagctttggTGAGAGTTTGTCTGAAAATCAAGCGTAAATTAAACCCCTTTTCTGTTTTGACTAGTTGCCATCTTATATTTCTAATTAATTTCCTTCttacacatttattttttttgggaacCATAGacaaaaatttcagattttttcTCATACAAACAAGATGTTTATTGATCCTTTTTGTAATGTGGTGTTCGATCACATGTATAGGAAGGTTATAGGGTTGAAAATAAGATGACTATGAACTTACATCTTTAGCATGAAAACAACACTAGCTAGTGAAACATCTTAACTCTTAAGCATTGATTGTTGAACATCTTCTTTATTAAATAAGTAGTGATTTTTATGAATACTACAAATATAGGAGGAAATTAACTTCATTGGAAAAGATAATTTTTGCTGTAATCCGTTTTATGTCATTTTATCTCAACCTTTAGTATTTCCCGATCAATATAAGCAAAGCCCGGACTGAGCCCAAAACAGAACACAGGCCCAGCCTAGATTCCTAGACCAATGCGGGATGAAAACCTATATAAACCCAACACTCTACTCCAAACCTAACCTTAATCCTAGACTTTCACTAAAGATTCTCCGGACACCCTTCTCGTCCCTTGTCCCAGCCACCATGCATATGATCGTAACCACGCCCGCCGGCGACTCCGCCTTCACCAACCACGCCTACTGCTCGCCGTCCGATCTTCCCACCTTCGCCGTCCCTCAATCCGGCCGCAGTTATGCCACCGTCGGCGACAACTACGTTCTATCTATCAGCCCCAAGAGGGTATAGAGAGCGGCCACATTGCTCTGAATGCGACCCAGCAAAAGCAAGCTGGGGTTTCTGTTGGTGACCAAGTTTCTGCCACCAGATTTATTCCGCCCGAGGAGTGTTTTAACTTGGCACTGCTCaagatagagatagagttgcTGGGGAAAAGAACCAAAACTCGACAGGTCGATGCTGTTTTCCTCGACGAGTTACTTAGAAACAAGTTCATGTACCAGGTATGTAGCTAGCTTCTACCTAgtttttattgttgttttgttttttacagTTCCACTTTAGtttatatttcttattttcttgaagaTTTTACCTTGGTTAGCAGGCACAAGTTAAAACTATTAAAAGTTAatttcttgttttctaatcaAGAACCTTTCTTTGGATTTTGTGCTCTTtgattctctctttttttttttttttttccgaagaCCATTGAGTTTGTCCAATAAGGTTGGTTTGGATTTGTTAGTTCGTGAGATGTGTATCATGTAAATGTAAACTGCTACCCAAATTATCCTTTTTTGATCAATTGTTTGGTTGACTTAATAGACTCTGATGTGATTATAAGCATTCTGGAACATGTTTCCCAAAGGTATGTACCGATATGTTAAATGCAGAACCAACTCTTCATAAAGTGGTCTACTATGGCATGAAGCTTATTATTATAAATGCTTTTGTGCATCTCCAGTGTCCAATTTGCTTGTAAAATTTAGAAGCAATTAGCTATTGTAATCGCCCCCTGTTCGTTATGGTGCAATTTTGCTGTAGATGTCTAACAATACTCCTGTGAATTGTGATCTTAGTCAATTTTAGTCCAAAGTGCACAATTTTTTACTCTTTTAGCCAAAGAGTTGTCAACTCAAGGATAATAATTATCAAGACAGTGAAAATATTCTGCGAATGATGCCATCACTTGTTCCTCTGTTGACTATGTTTTTGCGGAAGTATTTATGTGTTGTGTTAGGATTGTGGAATAACATTAAGCCTTGATATATGCAGGTTATGATGGCAGGACAAAAAGTATCATTCAAGTCTGATGGAGGTCGTGAATACGTTTTCACAGTCCATCAAGCTGCAGTAGAGGGACAGGAAAAGGTTGATGCTGATCTTGAAAGAGGGATGATTTCATCAGGGACATACTTCATCTTCGAGACACCAAAGGGTTCAAATGGACTAAAGATACTAAATCAACGTAAAATCTTCACGCAGAAGGAACTTAATCTTCAAAAACTTGGCATCGGTGGATTAAATGCAGAGTTTGAAAGTATATTTCGAAGAGCTTTTGCCTCCCGTGTACTCCCTCATCATGTGGTGAATAAATTGGGGATTAAGCATGTGAAGGGCATGCTGCTTTATGGACCTCCCGGTACTGGAAAAACTCTGGTGGCTCGGCAAATAGGGAAAATTTTGAATGGGAAAGATCCAAAGATCGTCAATGGCCCTGAAGTGTTGGACTGTTACGTTGGTGAAAGTGAGAAGAATGTTAGGGAGCTATTTGCTGATGCTGAACAAGATCAAATAGTTCATGGGGATGAAAGTGATTTGCATGTCATaatatttgatgaaattgatgcAATTTGTAAGAAAAGATCAGGTTCCAGCCGTGATAGTTCACGCATTCATGATAATATTGTGAACACATTACTTACCAAGATGGATGGGGTGGAGCCTCTCAATAATATTCTGATTATTGGATTGACTAACAGAAAGGAGTTGCTGGATGAAGCCCTTTTGAGACCAGGACGTCTGGAAGTTCAAATTCAGATAGGCCTTCCTGATAAAAAAGGTCGCCTACAGATTCTTCAAATTCATACAAACAAGATAAAGGAGAGCTCTTATCTTGCTCCTGACGTGAACCTTCGAGAGCTTGCTACTCGTGCAGAAAACTATAGCGGTGCAGAACTTGAAGGTGTTGTTAGAAGTGCTGTGTCATTTGCTTTTAATAGACAACTGAGTCTGGACGATCTTAAGAAGCCAGTGGACGAGGAGAATATTAAAGTTACTATGGATGATTTTCATCGTGCACTTCAAGAAATTAGACCTACTTATGGAGCCTTGGCAGAGGAGCTTGAACGATGCAGGTTAAATGGCATTGTGAATTGTGGTGATCGACATAGGCACGCTTATGACAGAGCTATGCTACTTGTGGAGCAAGTTAAATCAAGTGAAGGAAGTCCTCTTGTCAAATGCCTTCTAGAGGGCCCTAGTGGCACTGGCAAATCTGCCTTAGCAGCTACCATTGGCATCCACAGCCGCTTTCCATTTGTCAGGATTATTTCGGCTGAGTCCATGATTGGTCTTCATGACGAGAGGGCAAAGTGTGTTCACCTTGAAAACGTCTTCGAGGAAGCTTACAAGTCACAATTGAGCATCATTATTTTGGATGACGTTGAGAGGTTGATGGAGTTTATTCCTATTGGTCCAAGATTTTCAACCATGATATATCAAACACTATGGGGCCTTCTTAAGCGCTTTCCTCCAAAGGGGAACAAGCTTCTGGTGATTGGAACAACTAGTGAATTTGAATTCTTGGACTCAATTCGCTTTTGCAAGACATTCTCTCACACTTACAATGTTCCTACACTAACGAGTGAGGATGCAAAGAAGGTGCTAGA
Above is a genomic segment from Rosa chinensis cultivar Old Blush chromosome 3, RchiOBHm-V2, whole genome shotgun sequence containing:
- the LOC112194219 gene encoding ethylene-responsive transcription factor ERF024; amino-acid sequence: MACLIVLCFHRSTTHTMQYTTNSSESSSSSSTGPGRHPTYRGVRRRSSGKWVSEIREPKKPNRIWLGTFSTPEMAAVAYDVAALALKGQDAELNFPNSASSLPVPASNSSRDIQAAATSAAAAIGAAAAAMGVGNGATSTRPSTESGHGHVLNDHEFIDEDLIFDMPNVLRNMAEGMLLSPPRLDIAGDYDAFAAEEHGNLWKFN